One Solanum lycopersicum chromosome 2, SLM_r2.1 genomic region harbors:
- the LOC138342009 gene encoding uncharacterized protein, whose translation MATLLHHIQPWMQKLITECEARLERKMQQFTERKIAEVNQRLDAFELRVLARPAPPVDVSTLQAAVDSRRADIDTILEARVPESETPSVEPAEDTVLATLFTTSDIPSPPPQETVRARKKERREMKAARRASIVEEEAHQIRASQLAAGASISRTEETAGGLTDGAGVAKDTTEGVQIAEDVGFGKLDPPSC comes from the coding sequence atggccactcttctgcatcatatccagccatgGATGCAGAAGTTGATTACTGAGTGTGAAGCgcgtctagagaggaagatgcagcagtttacagagcggaagattgctgaggtcaACCAGCGtctggacgcctttgagttgagagtgttagcccgtccagcccctccagtagatgtgtcgactcttcaggctgcagtcgacagtcgtCGTGccgacatcgacacgatcctagaggcgagggtgccggagtctgagactccttctgtcgagcctgctgaggacaccgtGCTAGCAACTCTGTTTACTACGTCAGATATTCCATCACCTCCCCCTCAAGAGACTgtgcgagcaaggaagaaggagcgccgagagatgaaggctgcgaggagagcctcaatTGTTGAGgaggaggcacaccagatcagagcatcacagttagcggctggggcgtctatcTCCCGCACTgaagagacagcaggaggcctTACTGATGGTGCGGGTGTTGCtaaggacaccactgagggtgtccagattgcagaggacgtgggtttcGGGAAACtggacccaccatcttgctga